The following coding sequences are from one Pirellulales bacterium window:
- a CDS encoding enoyl-CoA hydratase, with protein sequence MPPAISEELLVDVSGGVARLTLNRPANRNALSEALLEQLAASLAFIANDSQVRVVVLAGNGPVFCSGHDLTEMIGRSQSEYHDLFALCSGVMQQLRRLPQPVIARVQGPATAAGCQLVAACDLAVAADMASFATPGVKIGLFCTTPMVPLVRAVPPKPALEMLFTGQPIPAARAYELGLINRVVPAGELDAAVAELVDAIVAASPLVIRLGKAAFYDQLSLDERTAYDRATDIMADNAIRHDAQEGITAFLAKRKAEWTGE encoded by the coding sequence ATGCCCCCGGCCATTTCCGAAGAACTGCTTGTCGATGTGTCCGGCGGCGTGGCCAGGCTCACGCTCAATCGGCCGGCCAACCGCAACGCGCTCAGCGAGGCGCTGTTGGAGCAATTGGCCGCTTCGCTGGCCTTTATCGCCAACGATAGCCAAGTCCGCGTCGTGGTGCTCGCCGGCAACGGCCCGGTGTTCTGTTCCGGGCATGACCTGACGGAGATGATCGGCCGCTCGCAGTCGGAGTATCACGATCTGTTTGCGCTGTGCAGCGGCGTGATGCAGCAGTTGCGGCGGTTGCCGCAGCCGGTCATCGCGCGCGTGCAGGGCCCGGCGACCGCGGCGGGTTGCCAGTTGGTGGCGGCCTGCGACTTGGCCGTCGCCGCCGACATGGCCAGCTTCGCCACGCCGGGCGTGAAGATCGGTCTGTTCTGCACCACGCCCATGGTGCCGCTGGTGCGGGCCGTTCCGCCCAAGCCCGCGCTGGAAATGCTGTTTACCGGCCAGCCGATCCCGGCCGCCCGTGCCTATGAGCTGGGACTGATCAACCGCGTGGTGCCGGCCGGCGAACTGGATGCGGCCGTGGCCGAGTTGGTCGATGCGATCGTGGCCGCCAGCCCGTTGGTGATTCGCTTGGGAAAGGCGGCGTTCTACGATCAACTTTCGCTCGACGAACGGACCGCCTACGACCGCGCCACCGACATTATGGCCGACAACGCCATCCGCCACGACGCCCAGGAAGGCATCACCGCGTTCCTCGCCAAACGCAAAGCCGAGTGGACTGGCGAATAG
- a CDS encoding universal stress protein — MNTNWLPKQRVVVPVDFSDESFTALDTALQLVPDASHVSLIYVLPVLDPAEPGVIWTTVDDESRRHHAELALAERLDAARYSGIKTQIAFGDPGHEIADFAQREHAELIVLSSHGRTGLTRLLIGSVAEKTVRLAHCPVLVLKK, encoded by the coding sequence ATGAATACAAACTGGTTACCCAAGCAGCGTGTCGTGGTGCCTGTCGATTTCTCCGACGAATCGTTCACGGCGCTCGATACGGCGCTGCAACTTGTGCCCGACGCGTCGCACGTCTCGCTGATCTACGTCTTGCCGGTGCTCGATCCGGCCGAGCCGGGCGTGATCTGGACTACGGTCGATGACGAAAGCCGTCGCCATCATGCCGAGCTGGCGCTTGCCGAGCGGCTCGACGCCGCGCGTTACTCGGGCATCAAAACGCAGATTGCCTTCGGCGATCCGGGGCACGAGATCGCCGACTTCGCCCAGCGTGAGCACGCCGAACTGATCGTGCTCTCCTCGCACGGCCGCACCGGCCTGACGCGGCTGTTGATCGGTTCCGTGGCCGAAAAGACCGTCCGCCTGGCCCACTGCCCGGTGCTCGTGCTGAAGAAATAA
- the hemG gene encoding protoporphyrinogen oxidase translates to MTDSTPLAALNSDAPRIALVGGGITGLAAAHRLTELAPQSQVTLFEAGHRLGGVLETQRRDGYLLELSADNFITNVPWGVDLCRRVGLADELLPTRESQRRAFVVRNGRLLPVPIGFHLLAPGQLWPVVRSPLLSWPGKLRVLGELLVSRRKSKGDESLASFARRRLGRQAFERLVQPLVAGIYTADAERLSMAAALPRFVEMERRYGSLIRAAWQERGRSADASASSGARYGLFVAPHEGMSSLVRAIASRLPEGCVRTGAAVTKLAMNDGKWLLSVAEGVEQFEAIVLALPAPAAAKLLEGFDQELAGELKKIPYAGSVIVALGYRQEQFERSLDGFGFVVPSLERRHILAASYSSVKFDGRAPDARALIRVFLGGAERQEQLDLDDDKLIALARAELGELIGAQGEPELTRVVRWPASMPQYHLGHVELVERIERDCQRWPTLALAGNAYHGVGVPNCIHSGEQAAERIGKVLGLGS, encoded by the coding sequence ATGACTGACAGCACACCGCTTGCCGCCTTGAATTCTGACGCTCCACGCATCGCTCTTGTCGGCGGCGGCATCACGGGACTTGCCGCGGCGCATCGGCTGACCGAGCTGGCCCCACAGTCGCAAGTGACTTTGTTCGAGGCCGGCCATCGCTTGGGCGGCGTGCTTGAAACCCAGCGGCGCGACGGTTACCTGCTGGAGCTGAGCGCCGACAACTTCATCACCAATGTTCCCTGGGGCGTCGATCTTTGCCGTCGCGTGGGACTGGCCGATGAGTTGCTGCCGACGCGCGAGTCGCAGCGACGGGCGTTCGTCGTCCGCAACGGGCGACTGTTGCCCGTTCCGATCGGGTTTCATCTGCTGGCTCCCGGACAGCTTTGGCCCGTGGTGCGGTCGCCGCTTTTGAGCTGGCCCGGCAAGCTGCGCGTGCTTGGCGAATTGCTCGTTTCGCGGCGGAAAAGCAAGGGCGATGAGAGCCTGGCCTCGTTCGCCCGGCGGCGATTGGGACGCCAGGCGTTTGAACGTCTCGTGCAGCCGCTGGTCGCCGGCATTTACACGGCCGACGCCGAACGCCTGAGCATGGCGGCCGCGTTGCCGAGGTTTGTCGAAATGGAACGCCGCTATGGCAGCCTGATTCGGGCAGCCTGGCAGGAACGCGGCCGCAGCGCCGATGCGTCGGCCTCCAGCGGCGCCCGCTATGGGCTGTTCGTCGCTCCGCACGAAGGCATGAGCAGTCTCGTGCGGGCCATCGCCAGCCGTTTGCCGGAGGGTTGCGTTCGCACGGGTGCCGCCGTCACGAAACTCGCGATGAACGACGGGAAATGGCTGCTGTCGGTGGCCGAGGGCGTCGAGCAATTCGAGGCCATCGTGCTGGCCCTGCCCGCGCCCGCCGCCGCGAAGCTTCTGGAAGGCTTCGATCAAGAACTGGCCGGCGAGCTGAAAAAGATCCCTTATGCGGGCAGCGTCATCGTGGCCCTGGGCTATCGACAAGAGCAGTTTGAACGGAGCCTGGATGGTTTTGGCTTTGTCGTGCCGTCGTTGGAGCGGCGGCACATTCTGGCGGCAAGTTACAGCAGCGTCAAATTCGACGGCCGCGCGCCGGACGCCCGCGCGCTGATCCGAGTGTTTCTGGGCGGCGCCGAGCGACAGGAACAACTCGATCTGGACGACGACAAGCTGATCGCTTTGGCCAGGGCCGAGTTGGGCGAGCTTATCGGCGCACAAGGCGAGCCGGAGTTGACGCGGGTCGTCCGCTGGCCGGCGAGCATGCCGCAGTATCACCTTGGGCACGTCGAGCTCGTCGAGCGAATCGAGCGCGACTGCCAGCGCTGGCCCACGCTGGCCTTAGCGGGCAACGCCTATCATGGCGTCGGGGTGCCGAATTGCATCCACAGCGGCGAGCAGGCGGCCGAGCGCATTGGGAAGGTCTTAGGTCTTGGGTCTTAG
- the hemE gene encoding uroporphyrinogen decarboxylase encodes MTRLIEKFGGRSSVSPSMREVPVGDSREAIDFGHELISGQIDVVLFLTGVGVRQLMSQLERHLDRGRFLNCLSDVTTIVRGPKPLAALKELGVEPSFRVPEPNTWRELLQTVDEHVPVSNQVVALQEYGLPNTSLIAGLEARGASVRRVKLYNYDFPEDTGPLERNLRWLVDGQIDVAMFTSAHQVVNLLGLAQRLGLADEVREAFQSVVVASIGPTTSEMLRECELPVDLEPEHPKMGQLVQVAAARAVDLAAAKRRRVRVRSGPVIRHEPAATEPRPAWYDSPFMKACRREPCPIVPIWLMRQAGRYMPEYREVRAKTTFLDLCKNPALCAEVMIAAVRRLGVDAAIIFSDLLPILEPMGMDLEFAHGEGPLIHNPVREADDVDRLLELESVEALDFVMETVRLTRAGIDEKIPVIGFAGAPFTLASYAIEGGASRSYLHTKTLMYRDEPAWHALMGRLARSVTRYLNAQIAAGAQAVQLFDSWVGCLGPDDYRRYVLPHTKTVIEGIVPGVPLINFATGNPALVPQMAEAGGGVIGVDWRIRLDDAWRAIGERAIQGNLDPLVLLADRAEIRRRAHDVLRQAAGRPGHIFNLGHGILPQTPVDNVVALVDAVHELGPQRG; translated from the coding sequence ATGACCCGCCTCATCGAAAAGTTCGGCGGCCGGTCCTCCGTCAGCCCCTCCATGCGCGAAGTGCCCGTCGGCGACTCGCGCGAGGCCATCGACTTTGGCCATGAGCTGATCAGCGGGCAAATCGACGTCGTGCTCTTTCTGACCGGCGTCGGCGTGCGGCAGCTCATGAGCCAGTTGGAGCGGCACCTCGACCGCGGCCGCTTTCTGAACTGCCTCTCCGACGTGACCACCATCGTGCGCGGGCCGAAGCCTTTGGCCGCCTTGAAAGAACTGGGCGTCGAGCCGAGCTTTCGCGTGCCCGAACCGAACACCTGGCGCGAGCTGTTGCAGACCGTCGACGAACACGTGCCGGTCTCGAACCAGGTGGTGGCCTTGCAAGAGTACGGCCTGCCCAACACCAGCCTGATCGCGGGACTGGAAGCCCGCGGCGCGTCGGTGCGGCGGGTGAAGCTTTATAACTACGACTTTCCCGAAGACACCGGCCCGCTGGAACGCAACCTCCGCTGGCTGGTCGATGGCCAAATCGACGTGGCGATGTTCACCTCGGCGCACCAGGTGGTCAACCTGCTGGGCCTGGCACAACGGCTCGGTCTGGCCGATGAGGTGCGCGAGGCGTTCCAGAGCGTGGTGGTGGCGTCGATCGGTCCCACCACCAGCGAGATGCTGCGCGAGTGCGAGCTGCCGGTCGACCTTGAACCGGAACATCCCAAGATGGGTCAGCTCGTGCAGGTGGCCGCCGCGCGGGCCGTCGACCTGGCGGCGGCCAAGCGCCGACGCGTCCGCGTTCGCAGCGGGCCGGTCATTCGCCACGAACCGGCTGCCACGGAGCCGCGTCCGGCCTGGTACGACAGTCCGTTCATGAAAGCCTGCCGCCGCGAGCCGTGCCCGATTGTGCCCATCTGGCTCATGCGTCAGGCCGGACGCTACATGCCCGAATATCGCGAGGTCCGGGCAAAGACCACCTTTCTCGATCTGTGCAAAAACCCCGCGTTGTGTGCCGAGGTGATGATCGCGGCGGTGCGTCGTTTGGGCGTCGATGCGGCGATCATCTTCTCCGACCTACTGCCGATTCTCGAACCAATGGGGATGGACCTGGAATTCGCCCATGGCGAAGGGCCGTTGATCCACAACCCCGTTCGCGAGGCCGACGACGTCGACCGACTGCTGGAGCTGGAGAGCGTCGAAGCGCTCGACTTCGTGATGGAGACAGTCCGCCTGACGCGGGCGGGCATTGACGAGAAGATCCCGGTGATCGGCTTCGCCGGAGCGCCGTTCACGCTGGCCAGCTATGCGATCGAGGGGGGCGCCAGCCGCAGCTATCTGCACACCAAGACCTTGATGTATCGCGACGAGCCGGCCTGGCATGCGCTCATGGGGCGACTGGCGAGGTCGGTGACACGATATCTCAACGCCCAGATTGCCGCCGGGGCGCAGGCCGTGCAGCTTTTCGATAGCTGGGTGGGATGCTTGGGGCCGGACGACTACCGGCGATACGTGTTGCCGCACACCAAGACCGTCATCGAGGGAATCGTGCCTGGCGTGCCGCTGATCAACTTCGCGACCGGCAATCCGGCCTTGGTGCCGCAGATGGCTGAAGCGGGCGGCGGCGTGATCGGCGTCGACTGGCGAATTCGTCTCGACGACGCCTGGCGAGCGATCGGCGAACGGGCGATTCAAGGCAATCTCGACCCGCTGGTGCTCTTGGCCGACCGCGCCGAGATTCGCCGCCGGGCGCACGACGTTTTGCGGCAGGCGGCCGGACGGCCTGGCCACATCTTCAACCTTGGCCACGGCATCTTGCCGCAGACGCCGGTGGATAATGTGGTTGCCTTGGTCGATGCCGTCCATGAGCTCGGGCCGCAGCGGGGATGA
- a CDS encoding nucleotidyltransferase domain-containing protein, with the protein MVTASQKPKSKRRDSTRWYRGPHVPTSVIRRFARDVAERFQPETIVLFGSHAYGRPHEDSGVDILVVMRARNQLDQAARISQAISPPFPLDIVVRTPKNLRWRLAEGDSFLSEIIARGKVLHEKTDGGSAGSLR; encoded by the coding sequence ATGGTCACAGCGTCGCAAAAACCGAAATCGAAAAGGCGTGATTCGACGCGCTGGTATCGAGGCCCCCACGTCCCCACGTCGGTCATCCGCCGTTTTGCGCGGGACGTGGCGGAGCGCTTTCAGCCGGAGACGATCGTCTTGTTCGGCTCGCACGCCTACGGCCGGCCGCACGAGGACAGCGGCGTGGACATCCTGGTCGTCATGCGCGCCCGAAACCAACTCGACCAAGCGGCGCGAATCAGCCAGGCGATATCCCCGCCCTTTCCGCTGGACATCGTCGTGCGCACTCCAAAAAATCTGCGCTGGCGATTGGCGGAGGGAGATTCGTTTCTCAGCGAGATCATTGCGCGCGGCAAAGTTTTGCATGAAAAAACTGACGGCGGTAGTGCAGGTAGTCTTCGTTGA
- a CDS encoding PSD1 and planctomycete cytochrome C domain-containing protein — protein sequence MFRATVPALLTICHIAMLLPASRAAADDAAALELFETRIRPVLVKECYQCHSAQAAQQKKLKGGLLLDTREGARKGGESGPAVVPGKPDESLLVSALKHEDFEMPPKGKLPDAVIADFVKWVELGAPDPRAGTVAAAGRQIDIAAGRQFWSLKRFEPVAPPEVADRGWVRTPVDQFIRAKQEALGLKPNGPAPARVLIRRAYFDLIGLPPAQDEMEKWVARLTGGNGEAVSDLSAYAELIDQLLASEHYGERWARHWMDVARFAESHGYEQDYDRPTAYHYRDFLIEAFNADMPYDRFVRWQLAGDELSPGDPLAWMATGFLGAGAFPTQLTEAEFESARYDELDDMVATTGVAFLGLSVGCARCHDHKFDPVRSDDYYRLASTFTTTIRSEIELDLQPRENARRKAEYEARLAELTGEVAKYEREVLPGKLSEWLDHPNTKHAIGRFRLSVTRQADAPPTVGNAGPDAKVVDAILRLKQSGEREGADWQTALGWYKTTLDDWRQLDQSLSDLKKAGPGLQLTKVLVASEGLPHLPHHADDRGYPHFYPETYFLRRGDVNQKGDVAAPGFLPVLLREGEDGTRWQPATSVDASTKSSSRRSRLAAWMTDAEHGAGHLAARVMVNRLWQHHFGRGLVATPNDFGSSGERPTHPELLDWLAQDLVANGWQLKRLHKLVMTSGVYVQSADFDEARAKIDRENAYHWRRTPRRLEAEAVRDSMLAVSGLLDPAMYGPGTLDQNMRRRSVYFFIKRSQLIPMMMLFDWPEHLVSIGQRASTTIAPQALMFMNSPQGRQYAEAFAGRLSDVAEEQFVPAAYGLAFGRRPGTKELALAAQFLAKQSAAHASAGRKDASSVARADFCQALMSMNEFIYME from the coding sequence ATGTTCCGAGCCACCGTGCCAGCCTTGCTGACGATCTGCCATATCGCCATGCTGCTGCCGGCAAGCCGCGCCGCGGCAGACGATGCGGCCGCGCTCGAACTGTTCGAGACACGGATCCGCCCGGTGCTCGTCAAAGAATGCTATCAGTGCCACTCGGCGCAGGCGGCCCAGCAAAAGAAACTCAAGGGCGGCTTGCTGCTCGACACTCGCGAAGGCGCACGCAAGGGGGGCGAAAGCGGGCCGGCCGTCGTGCCGGGCAAGCCCGACGAAAGCCTGCTGGTCAGCGCCCTGAAGCACGAAGATTTCGAAATGCCGCCCAAGGGCAAGCTGCCCGACGCGGTCATCGCCGATTTTGTGAAGTGGGTCGAGCTGGGCGCCCCCGACCCGCGCGCGGGCACGGTCGCCGCGGCCGGGCGGCAGATCGACATTGCCGCCGGCCGCCAGTTCTGGTCGCTCAAGCGGTTCGAACCGGTCGCGCCCCCCGAGGTCGCAGACCGTGGTTGGGTCCGGACGCCCGTCGATCAATTCATCCGCGCCAAGCAGGAAGCACTCGGCCTGAAGCCGAACGGCCCGGCACCGGCGCGCGTGCTCATCCGTCGGGCCTACTTCGACCTGATCGGCCTGCCGCCCGCGCAGGACGAGATGGAGAAGTGGGTGGCGCGGTTGACGGGCGGCAACGGTGAAGCGGTGAGCGACCTGTCCGCTTACGCCGAGTTGATCGACCAGCTCTTGGCAAGCGAACATTACGGCGAGCGCTGGGCGCGGCACTGGATGGACGTGGCGCGCTTCGCCGAGTCGCATGGTTATGAACAAGACTACGACCGGCCGACCGCCTATCACTATCGCGACTTCTTGATCGAGGCGTTCAACGCCGACATGCCTTACGACCGGTTCGTCCGCTGGCAGTTGGCCGGCGATGAGCTGTCGCCCGGCGATCCGCTGGCCTGGATGGCGACCGGTTTTTTGGGGGCGGGCGCGTTCCCCACGCAGTTGACGGAAGCCGAGTTCGAGTCGGCCCGTTACGACGAGCTGGACGATATGGTGGCCACCACCGGCGTGGCCTTTCTGGGACTGTCGGTCGGCTGCGCGCGGTGCCATGACCACAAGTTCGATCCGGTCCGCAGTGACGACTACTATCGGCTGGCTTCGACCTTCACCACCACCATCCGCAGCGAGATCGAGCTCGACTTGCAGCCGCGGGAAAATGCGCGGCGCAAGGCAGAATACGAGGCGCGGCTGGCCGAGCTGACGGGCGAGGTTGCCAAGTACGAACGCGAGGTGCTGCCCGGCAAGCTGAGTGAATGGTTGGATCACCCCAACACCAAACATGCGATCGGCCGCTTTCGCCTCTCCGTGACGCGCCAGGCCGACGCTCCGCCGACGGTCGGCAATGCAGGCCCCGATGCCAAAGTGGTCGATGCGATTCTGCGGCTCAAGCAGTCGGGCGAGCGCGAGGGCGCCGATTGGCAGACCGCGCTCGGCTGGTACAAAACGACGCTCGACGACTGGCGACAGCTCGATCAGAGCCTGTCGGACTTGAAGAAGGCCGGGCCGGGGTTGCAACTCACCAAGGTGCTGGTTGCCAGCGAGGGATTGCCGCACCTGCCCCATCATGCCGACGACCGCGGCTATCCGCACTTTTACCCGGAAACGTACTTTCTGCGCCGCGGTGACGTGAATCAGAAGGGCGACGTGGCGGCGCCGGGTTTCTTGCCCGTACTGTTGCGCGAAGGCGAAGATGGTACTCGGTGGCAGCCGGCGACTTCGGTCGACGCTTCGACAAAAAGCAGCTCTCGCCGCAGCCGCCTGGCCGCTTGGATGACCGACGCCGAGCACGGTGCCGGGCACCTGGCGGCACGCGTCATGGTCAATCGTCTCTGGCAACACCACTTCGGCCGCGGGCTGGTGGCCACGCCCAACGATTTCGGCTCGTCCGGCGAGCGGCCTACGCACCCGGAGCTGCTCGATTGGCTGGCCCAGGATCTTGTCGCCAATGGTTGGCAGCTCAAGCGGCTGCACAAGCTGGTCATGACCAGCGGCGTCTATGTGCAGTCGGCCGATTTCGACGAAGCACGGGCGAAGATCGACCGCGAGAACGCCTACCATTGGCGGCGCACGCCGCGCCGCCTGGAGGCCGAGGCGGTCCGCGACTCGATGCTGGCCGTGAGCGGGCTGCTCGATCCGGCCATGTACGGCCCCGGCACGCTCGACCAGAATATGCGCCGCCGCAGCGTTTATTTTTTCATCAAGCGCAGCCAGCTTATTCCGATGATGATGCTCTTCGACTGGCCGGAGCACCTGGTGAGCATCGGCCAGCGGGCCAGCACGACGATTGCACCGCAGGCCCTGATGTTCATGAACAGCCCGCAAGGCCGCCAATATGCCGAGGCGTTTGCCGGCCGGCTGAGCGATGTGGCCGAGGAGCAATTCGTGCCGGCGGCCTACGGTTTGGCCTTCGGCCGCAGGCCCGGCACCAAGGAACTGGCGTTGGCCGCGCAGTTTTTGGCGAAGCAATCGGCCGCCCATGCGTCGGCGGGTCGCAAAGACGCGAGTTCGGTGGCCAGGGCCGATTTCTGCCAGGCGTTGATGAGTATGAATGAGTTTATATATATGGAGTAG
- a CDS encoding Uma2 family endonuclease, producing MATVEQLSLAPEDRVVLSGIPWETYARLRDGEENYRVRMTYDEGTLELMSPSPDHEAIKRLIGQMIEALTEELRIPRRSLSATTWKRPELAKGLEADECYYVLNHHRVRARRKVDLAVDPPPDLVVEVEISRSAVGRQAIYAALGVPEVWRWRGEALTAWSLGPDGQYVEREYSLNLPMLRVKDLEPFLDFERSVDESAWIADFRGWVRQRFATP from the coding sequence ATGGCAACCGTCGAGCAATTGTCGCTGGCCCCGGAAGACCGGGTCGTGTTGTCGGGCATTCCGTGGGAAACTTACGCGCGTCTGCGCGATGGCGAAGAGAACTACCGTGTCCGCATGACTTACGATGAAGGGACCCTGGAACTGATGTCGCCCTCGCCCGACCATGAAGCGATCAAACGGTTGATCGGCCAGATGATCGAAGCCCTCACTGAAGAATTGCGCATCCCGCGGAGAAGCTTGAGCGCGACAACCTGGAAGCGGCCTGAGCTGGCCAAGGGACTTGAGGCCGACGAATGCTACTATGTTCTTAACCACCACCGCGTACGCGCACGCCGCAAGGTCGACCTGGCCGTCGACCCGCCGCCCGACCTGGTTGTCGAAGTCGAAATCAGCCGTAGTGCCGTCGGACGCCAGGCCATCTACGCCGCCCTGGGCGTGCCCGAAGTCTGGCGTTGGCGCGGCGAAGCTTTGACCGCCTGGTCGCTTGGCCCCGACGGGCAATACGTCGAACGCGAATACAGCTTGAACCTGCCCATGCTGCGCGTCAAAGACCTGGAACCGTTTCTCGACTTCGAGCGGAGCGTCGATGAATCCGCTTGGATTGCCGACTTCCGTGGCTGGGTGCGGCAGCGGTTTGCGACACCGTGA
- a CDS encoding Uma2 family endonuclease yields the protein MATVEQLSLAPEDRVVLSRIPWETYARLREGEENYRVRMTYDEGTLELMSPSPDHEAIKRLIGRMIEALTEQLRIPLRSLSATTWKRPELAKGLEADECYYILNHHRVRARRKVDLAVDPPPDLVVEVEISRSAVGRQAIYAALGVPEVWRWRDEALTAWSLGSDGQYTEREYSLNLPMLRVKDLEPFLDFERSVDESAWIADFRAWVRQQFATP from the coding sequence ATGGCAACCGTCGAGCAATTGTCGCTGGCCCCGGAAGACCGGGTCGTGTTGTCGCGCATTCCGTGGGAAACCTACGCGCGGCTGCGCGAAGGCGAAGAAAACTACCGCGTCCGGATGACCTACGATGAAGGGACCCTGGAACTGATGTCCCCCTCCCCCGATCACGAAGCGATCAAACGGCTGATCGGCCGAATGATCGAAGCTCTCACCGAGCAACTGCGCATCCCGCTGAGAAGCCTGAGCGCCACAACCTGGAAGCGGCCTGAACTGGCCAAGGGACTTGAGGCCGACGAGTGCTACTACATTCTTAATCACCACCGCGTACGCGCACGCCGCAAGGTCGACCTGGCCGTCGATCCGCCGCCCGACCTGGTTGTCGAAGTCGAAATCAGCCGTAGCGCCGTCGGCCGCCAGGCCATCTACGCCGCGCTGGGCGTGCCCGAAGTCTGGCGATGGCGCGACGAAGCTTTGACTGCCTGGTCGCTAGGCTCCGACGGGCAATACACCGAACGCGAATACAGCTTGAACCTGCCCATGCTGCGCGTCAAAGACCTGGAACCGTTTCTCGACTTCGAGCGGAGCGTCGATGAATCCGCTTGGATTGCCGACTTCCGTGCCTGGGTGCGGCAGCAGTTTGCGACGCCCTAA
- a CDS encoding PQQ-binding-like beta-propeller repeat protein has protein sequence MTRRPILAALLLFAACAGPASAQKWTRFRGPNGTGVSDADSVPAQWTDKDLNWRVALPGIGHSSPVVWHDRVFLTSAFEDSATRLVLCLRTDDGQILWQHKYPSSLHAKHKFNSFASSTPCVDADHVYCCWSTPDEYTLMALTHDGEQVWRKNLGPYTSQHSCGVSPIVYKDLVVLGNDQGDENHQGTSSVLAVDRRTGELRWKLDRRTATVAYSTPCVYQPAGGEPELIFNSESHGITSVDPANGRVNWEINVFNKRSVSSPVIAAGLIFGSCGSGGGGNYVVAVRPPDDKGSSPEIAYKVEDIAAPYVPTPVALGELVFLWSDKGVVACLRAATGEKLWQKRVGGNYHGSPVCVAGRLYCLREDGEVTVVAAAEEYELLGRNPLGEESRSTPAVADGRMYLRTYSHLVSVGGK, from the coding sequence ATGACCCGTAGACCAATACTGGCGGCGTTGCTCCTCTTTGCCGCCTGCGCCGGACCGGCCAGCGCACAGAAATGGACCCGCTTTCGCGGCCCGAACGGAACCGGCGTCAGCGATGCCGACAGCGTTCCGGCCCAGTGGACCGACAAAGACCTGAACTGGCGCGTGGCACTGCCGGGCATCGGACACTCGTCGCCCGTCGTCTGGCACGACCGCGTCTTTCTGACCAGCGCCTTCGAAGACAGCGCCACGCGGCTGGTGCTCTGTCTGCGCACCGACGACGGGCAAATCCTATGGCAGCACAAATATCCGTCGTCGCTGCACGCCAAGCACAAGTTCAACAGCTTCGCCTCCAGCACTCCATGCGTCGATGCCGACCACGTCTATTGCTGCTGGTCGACGCCCGACGAATATACGCTCATGGCACTCACTCACGACGGCGAGCAGGTATGGCGAAAGAACCTGGGGCCGTACACCAGCCAGCATAGCTGCGGTGTGTCGCCGATCGTCTACAAGGATCTCGTCGTGCTGGGCAACGATCAGGGCGACGAAAACCATCAAGGCACCAGCTCGGTGCTGGCCGTCGACCGCCGCACGGGCGAGCTGCGCTGGAAGCTCGACCGCCGCACGGCCACCGTGGCTTACTCCACGCCCTGCGTCTATCAGCCGGCCGGCGGCGAGCCGGAGCTGATCTTCAACAGCGAGTCGCACGGCATCACCAGCGTCGATCCCGCCAATGGCCGTGTGAACTGGGAGATCAACGTGTTCAACAAGCGCAGCGTCAGCTCGCCGGTGATCGCCGCGGGGCTGATCTTCGGCTCGTGCGGTTCGGGCGGAGGAGGCAACTACGTGGTGGCCGTGCGCCCGCCGGACGACAAAGGATCGTCGCCGGAAATCGCCTATAAGGTTGAAGACATCGCGGCCCCCTACGTGCCGACGCCCGTGGCCCTGGGCGAGCTCGTCTTTTTGTGGAGCGACAAGGGCGTTGTCGCCTGCCTGCGGGCGGCCACCGGCGAGAAGCTGTGGCAGAAGCGCGTGGGCGGCAACTATCACGGTTCGCCCGTCTGCGTGGCCGGGCGGCTGTATTGCCTTCGCGAGGACGGCGAGGTGACGGTGGTGGCGGCGGCGGAAGAATATGAGTTGTTGGGCCGCAACCCGCTGGGCGAAGAGAGCCGCAGCACGCCCGCCGTCGCCGACGGGCGAATGTATTTGCGGACGTACTCGCACCTGGTTTCCGTGGGCGGAAAGTAA
- a CDS encoding BlaI/MecI/CopY family transcriptional regulator, giving the protein MARAPRDVTDAELAVLEVLWDRGSATVREIAEKLYAGSSTSQHATVQKLLERLEAKKCVRRERGNWPHTFEPALDREELIGRRLQQTADRLCEGSVQPLLMHLVRAARLSAEERRGLRDLLDQLELKGGKPVKKR; this is encoded by the coding sequence ATGGCGCGTGCGCCTCGAGATGTGACCGACGCCGAACTGGCGGTGCTGGAGGTGCTCTGGGACCGCGGCTCGGCCACGGTTCGGGAAATCGCCGAAAAGCTCTATGCCGGTTCGAGCACCTCGCAGCACGCCACCGTGCAAAAGCTGCTGGAGCGGCTGGAAGCCAAGAAGTGCGTCCGCCGCGAGCGCGGCAATTGGCCGCACACGTTTGAACCGGCCCTCGATCGCGAGGAGCTGATCGGCCGCCGGCTGCAGCAAACCGCCGACCGGCTGTGCGAAGGTTCGGTGCAGCCGCTGTTGATGCACCTGGTCAGGGCCGCGCGGCTTTCGGCCGAAGAACGCCGCGGCTTGCGAGATTTGCTCGATCAATTGGAGCTCAAGGGTGGGAAG